The genomic interval GTCTTTGTTGTTGCTGGCAATGATAAATTTACTGCATTTTCACCCGTATGCACTCATTTAGGATGTCTGGTGAATTGGGATAATAACAAAAAGGAATTCTTGTGCCCATGTCATGGGGGTAAATATAATGCAAGTGGCGAAGTAATTGCTGGTCCTCCTCCAAAGCCATTGACAAGGCTACCGCTCGAAATTAAAGACGGAAAGGTATATGTGGGGATTAAGGTCTAAATGGGTAAAATCTTTGATTGGATAGACAGCCATTTTGGAGTAAAGGAGCCTCACAAGAGATTTTTGCAGAGGACCATACCTCCAAATGTAAATTACTCATACTGCCTCGGAGGCATAGCATTCACATATTTTCTGATGCTTGCATTCACAGGTCTGCTATTATCTATATATTATGTGCCTTCTGAAAAAGAGGCATTCAAGAGTATAATAGCCATTACAAATGAAGTAACACTTGGATGGTTTATAAGAAGTCTGCATAAGTGGTCTGCAAACCTTTTTATTGTCTTTATAATTTTCCATGCAATAAGGGTTTTTATTCATAAGGCATATAAACCTCCGAGGGAATTGAACTGGATGGCGGGTGTGCTTGGTTTTGTGGTAGCAATGGCATCAGGTTTTACAGGCTATCTATTACCATGGGACCAAAAGGCATACTGGGCAACAGAAGTTGGAACATCTATGTTCGGGACAGTCCCTTTGATAGGCGATTATCTTATATATGCAGTGAGGGGGGGATTAGATATTAATGGCACAACGCTTATAAGGTTTTACAGTCTTCATGTGCTTTATCTGCCTATCTCTATGGTGATAATTCTGTGGGCACACTTTCATATGGTAAAAAGACAAGGGATAGCAAAGAGGCTTTAAATTAAGGTGAAAGGGTTAAAGAGGGCTTTGCTTTGCTTTGGCTCAGACGCCGTCCTGAGTGAAACGAAGGAATGACAAAAAGTGAATGACTCAGGATGTGAAGGAGTGAAGTAATGAAAAAAGAAAAGAGATTTTATCCAGACTATCTTTCTGAGATAATATTTGTCATACTCATCTCTCTGGAGGTCTTGATGATTTTGGCATTGCTTTATTATCCATCTATCGGAAGGCAGATAGACTTTACAAAGCCGTTTCAGCCAAGACCCGAATGGTATTTTCTCTGGCTCTACCAGCTTGTGAGGTATTTCCCGGGCAAGAGCGCATTTATGGGTACAGTAGTGATTCCAGTGGGTTTAGTGCTTTTACTACTATTGATTCCATATATTGACAAGGGTAGAAATGGAAGATTAAAGGCAATGACAGTTGGAACCATTCTATTGCTTATGCTATTGGTCCTTACACTGATTAGTGTTTTATCATAAATAAGCTAAAATTAACCTTAACCTATTTTTAAGCGGTCATATTGACAACTAATTGAATAAACCCTTATCATGCTCTGTATGTCTATTTCACTTCTTAATATAAACAATCTCTCTGTATCATTTAAGGCAGACAAAGGCAAAATCAATGTTGTGTCTAACCTCTCTTTTGATATTAAAAAGGCAGAGGTCTTTGGCATTGTTGGAGAGAGTGGATGTGGTAAGAGTCTTACTGCCCTTTCGATTTTACGCATTCTTCCAGACAATGCATTTGCAGATGGCGAGATTATCTTTGGAGATAAAAATCTCTTAACCCTCAATGAAGATGAAATGCGTCAGATAAGGGGTAAGGACATATCCATGATATTTCAAGAGCCAATGACATCTCTTAACCCAGTTTTAACTGTTGGTTATCAGATAGCAGAGTCATTGATTACGCACTTTAATTTATCCCGAAAAGAAGCTATAGACAAGGCTATTGAATTGCTAAGGGCAGTAAAGATACCGACCCCTGAATTAAGAATAAAGGACTATCCGCATCAGATGTCAGGTGGAATGAGGCAAAGAGTGATGATAGCAATGGCAATTGCTTGCAACCCCTCCCTTTTAATTGCAGATGAACCAACAACTGCACTGGATGTAACAATACAAGCTCAGATACTTGAGCTCCTTCAGGGATTGAGAAGGCAAAGGGGTATGGCTATCCTTCTTATAACTCATGATATGGGCATTATTTCAGAACAAGCAGACAGGGTTGCTATAATGTACGCTGGAAGGATTGTAGAACTTGCAGATGTGGATGAACTTTTTAGAAGTCCATTACATCCATATACGCATGGACTTCTTCAATCAATGCCTACAGCAAAAGGGATTGCATTGAAGCCGATAGCAGGTTTTGTCCCTAATCCTGATAAACTGCCTTTAGGATGTAAGTTTTCTGATAGATGCTATTTATCATCTGATGAATGCAGAGGGTTTGAGCCGGAATTAGTGGAAGTCTTTGAAGATCATTTTGTCAGGTGCATAAAGGTAAGGCAATAGATATTATGGAGAACAATATTATTTTGAAGGTTGATTCCATTAAGAAATATTTTCCAGTAAAAACTGGGGGCTTTGGCAGACCGCATAAATGGCTCAAGGCAGTTGATGGTGTCAGCTTTGAAGTAAGCAAAGACAGGGTCTTTGCCATAGTTGGCGAGAGCGGATGCGGCAAGTCAACAATTGCACGACTTGTGCTGAGACTGCTTCCACTTACAGATGGAAGGATATATTTTAAGGGAGAAGATGTTTCTCATCTCTCTGGTGATTCCCTTAAGAAATTCAGGCGCTCTGTGCAGATAGTATTTCAAGACCCATTTGCATCGCTGAATCCGAGGATGAGGATCATTGATACACTATCAGAACCATTTAAGATACACAAGATAGTGCCTAAACAAGATATAAAAGACAGGGTTGTGAGTCTTCTTGAAAAAGTTGGCTTGAACTCAGATGCATTGAATAGGTATCCCCATGAATTCAGTGGTGGACAGAGACAAAGGATATGCATAGCAAGGGCATTGACAGTCTCACCCGAACTTATTGTTGCTGATGAGCCGTTATCTGCACTTGATGTATCGATTCAGGCACAGATACTTAACCTTTTGCAGAATATTAAGAGGGAATCTGCTATATCCTTGGTTTTTATAAGCCATGATTTAAAAGTTGTTCACTATCTGAGTGATGAGGTTGCAGTGATGTATCTGGGCAAAATTGTAGAGAAGGCTAAAACAGAGGATTTGTTTGAATCACCAAGACATCCTTATACAGAGTTGTTGCTGTCATCTGCACCTACAATAGGCGTAAGGCATAAGGCGCCAAGCAATATGCATCGAGCGACTGATTTTAGAGTCTCGCCACATATGGATTTTGTTGATATTCCCAGTCCTATTGATATTCCATCAGGCTGTCCATTTCATCCAAGATGTGCAAAGAGGTTTGATGTCTGTGATAAAGTCATTCCAGAGTTGAAAGATATAGACAGCAGACTCGTAGCATGCCATTTATATTGACTTCACAACGCCTTCGGCGATTCTCCACTTCACCCCTTAAGCCTAATCTCCTCTTGTTTTTTGACAGATGTGGTTTTAAATTATCGCTATATTTTGGTGATTTCTATAAAAGTGTCTCAATGTCTTTTATTATATCAGGCTCTGTCCAGTCTTGTTCTCCAAAGTATTTTTTTACAATGACTCCCTTTTTATCTATGAGAAAGGTTGTTGGTATCATAAACACTTTGTATAATAAACGAGAAACTTTAAGGTTATAATCTACAACTACCTTAAAATTGACAGGATTATTCTTGATAAAATCTTTTACATCCACTACTGCCTTGTCTGTTGATACAGCGAGTATTATTAGTCCTTTATTTTCAAACATCTGCTGGAGTTTGTTCATTGATGGGATTTCTGCCTTGCATGGCGGACACCATGTTGCCCAGAAATTCAAGAGCACCACCTTGCCTTTAAACAAAGATAGTGATACATCGTTGCCATTAAGGTCTTTTAGTGTAAAGTCAGGTGCCTTTTGTCCTGATAGTTTCTCAACAGCATATGGTGAAGGTGGCTGGGCAGAAACAGATGTAACAAGTAATAAAGACAGTAACAAGTAAAGCCTAATGAGTTTGTTTAAGAAATTGTCTTTAGATGATTTTAGCATTTTTCAATACTTCCTTTAGTTTTTCTTTATTTGCTTTTGACATTTCACAAAGTGGCAGTCTAAATTCCTCCCTGATTTTACCCATCATTGCAAGGGCTGTTTTTACGGGGATTGGGTTTGTTTCTATGAACATGGCTGAATTAAGTGGTTCAAGTTTATAATGAAGTTCTCTTGCCTTTGCTATGTCACCATTTACCCATGCATTATACATATCAGCAGAATCTTTTGGAGCAATATTTGCTGTAACTGATATTGCACCATGTCCACCAAGTGCAAGCAGCGGCAAAGTGGTGAAATCATCTCCTGAAAGCACTGTAAGTCTATCTCCGCAGAGCCTTATGAGTTCACTTGCCTGTTTCATATCACCTGTGGCTTCTTTTATACCAACGATATTTTTGCATTCTGTTAGGCGTGCTACTGTTGATGGCAGCATATTTACAGCAGTCCTTCCCGGGACATTATAAAGAATAATTGGTATCTTCACTGCATCAGCAACTGCCTTATAATGTCTATAAATGCCTTCTTGTGTTGGCTTGTTGTAATATGGAGTGACGAGCAGTGCTCCATCAGCACCCAATTTCTTTGCCTTTTTTGTTATCTCTATTGCCTCATCTGTAGAATTAGCGCCTGTACCCGCTATGACAGGTATTTTTTTATTTGCAGCCTTGACAGCAACCTCTATTACTCTGTAATGCTCTTCAAATCCGAGTGTTGATGCCTCGCCTGTGGTCCCGCACGGCACAATACCATGAGTGCCTTGTTTTATGTGCCATTCAATGAGGTCACCATATGCCTTTTCATCAAATTTCCCCTTTTTAAATGGTGTTACAATTGCGACTATTGAACCTTTAAACATGTTTTCCTCCTGATTTTTTAAATAAACATGAGACCTGCCCTGTATTTTTCACCAATCCTCATGCTCCATTGAACAATTGCTATTTTAAGCACAGATGGATTTTCTTTGTTTTTAAATATAATAACTTGTCCGGGCTCTAAAGGGCAGTCAGATGAAATACCAATGCCTCCCTCGCTTATATCAATGGATGCAGCAGAAAGGATATTTTCTGACCTCCCTGTCCTGAAGTATTCAAGAGGAGCATTATATGGTTTCCTTTTATACCTTCTTCGTTCTTTTTTCCCTTCTCTTGTCAAGGGCATACCCTCGTCTATTTTACTATTATTTTTATTTTAAATAAACATTAATCCAGCTCTATACTGACATTGGTCTTTTTTGCTCCATATTACAACAGCACTTTTGGGATGCTGTACATCTTTAATCTTAAAAGAGATGATCTGACCTATTTCTAATTCATAATCTGAAGTAATGCCCATGCCTGATTCGCTTATATCAATACAGGTGCAAGGAATACTTCTTGATTTTCCTTTTTCAGAAAATTCTATTGCAATAGAGCATGAGCGGCGAGGATGTCTCCTTCTGTCTTTTCTATATGCTGCTGAATAGTGAACTATGCCCTGAAAGACTTCTACT from Dissulfurispira thermophila carries:
- the dapA gene encoding 4-hydroxy-tetrahydrodipicolinate synthase; amino-acid sequence: MFKGSIVAIVTPFKKGKFDEKAYGDLIEWHIKQGTHGIVPCGTTGEASTLGFEEHYRVIEVAVKAANKKIPVIAGTGANSTDEAIEITKKAKKLGADGALLVTPYYNKPTQEGIYRHYKAVADAVKIPIILYNVPGRTAVNMLPSTVARLTECKNIVGIKEATGDMKQASELIRLCGDRLTVLSGDDFTTLPLLALGGHGAISVTANIAPKDSADMYNAWVNGDIAKARELHYKLEPLNSAMFIETNPIPVKTALAMMGKIREEFRLPLCEMSKANKEKLKEVLKNAKII
- a CDS encoding PilZ domain-containing protein, which encodes MPLTREGKKERRRYKRKPYNAPLEYFRTGRSENILSAASIDISEGGIGISSDCPLEPGQVIIFKNKENPSVLKIAIVQWSMRIGEKYRAGLMFI
- a CDS encoding ABC transporter ATP-binding protein is translated as MSISLLNINNLSVSFKADKGKINVVSNLSFDIKKAEVFGIVGESGCGKSLTALSILRILPDNAFADGEIIFGDKNLLTLNEDEMRQIRGKDISMIFQEPMTSLNPVLTVGYQIAESLITHFNLSRKEAIDKAIELLRAVKIPTPELRIKDYPHQMSGGMRQRVMIAMAIACNPSLLIADEPTTALDVTIQAQILELLQGLRRQRGMAILLITHDMGIISEQADRVAIMYAGRIVELADVDELFRSPLHPYTHGLLQSMPTAKGIALKPIAGFVPNPDKLPLGCKFSDRCYLSSDECRGFEPELVEVFEDHFVRCIKVRQ
- a CDS encoding PilZ domain-containing protein, with the protein product MVHYSAAYRKDRRRHPRRSCSIAIEFSEKGKSRSIPCTCIDISESGMGITSDYELEIGQIISFKIKDVQHPKSAVVIWSKKDQCQYRAGLMFI
- a CDS encoding ubiquinol-cytochrome c reductase iron-sulfur subunit yields the protein MKRRDFLKKVIKAFFLTLTAFIFSASIYIYPSNIRKRRFHYIYLMDEDDLPKKGVRKIEFHYEREHRIVNSRVFVVAGNDKFTAFSPVCTHLGCLVNWDNNKKEFLCPCHGGKYNASGEVIAGPPPKPLTRLPLEIKDGKVYVGIKV
- a CDS encoding peroxiredoxin family protein, which produces MLKSSKDNFLNKLIRLYLLLSLLLVTSVSAQPPSPYAVEKLSGQKAPDFTLKDLNGNDVSLSLFKGKVVLLNFWATWCPPCKAEIPSMNKLQQMFENKGLIILAVSTDKAVVDVKDFIKNNPVNFKVVVDYNLKVSRLLYKVFMIPTTFLIDKKGVIVKKYFGEQDWTEPDIIKDIETLL
- a CDS encoding cytochrome b N-terminal domain-containing protein, whose product is MGKIFDWIDSHFGVKEPHKRFLQRTIPPNVNYSYCLGGIAFTYFLMLAFTGLLLSIYYVPSEKEAFKSIIAITNEVTLGWFIRSLHKWSANLFIVFIIFHAIRVFIHKAYKPPRELNWMAGVLGFVVAMASGFTGYLLPWDQKAYWATEVGTSMFGTVPLIGDYLIYAVRGGLDINGTTLIRFYSLHVLYLPISMVIILWAHFHMVKRQGIAKRL
- a CDS encoding ABC transporter ATP-binding protein — its product is MHKGKAIDIMENNIILKVDSIKKYFPVKTGGFGRPHKWLKAVDGVSFEVSKDRVFAIVGESGCGKSTIARLVLRLLPLTDGRIYFKGEDVSHLSGDSLKKFRRSVQIVFQDPFASLNPRMRIIDTLSEPFKIHKIVPKQDIKDRVVSLLEKVGLNSDALNRYPHEFSGGQRQRICIARALTVSPELIVADEPLSALDVSIQAQILNLLQNIKRESAISLVFISHDLKVVHYLSDEVAVMYLGKIVEKAKTEDLFESPRHPYTELLLSSAPTIGVRHKAPSNMHRATDFRVSPHMDFVDIPSPIDIPSGCPFHPRCAKRFDVCDKVIPELKDIDSRLVACHLY